A single genomic interval of Spirosoma linguale DSM 74 harbors:
- a CDS encoding malto-oligosyltrehalose trehalohydrolase (KEGG: gme:Gmet_3467 malto-oligosyltrehalose trehalohydrolase~TIGRFAM: malto-oligosyltrehalose trehalohydrolase~PFAM: alpha amylase catalytic region; glycoside hydrolase family 13 domain protein~SMART: alpha amylase catalytic sub domain), with protein sequence MNQALLNHRMLGVTFGPDGATARVWAPFAQNVVLRRCNRPLDIPLQQDGAYWCITTAQLQPGDSYTFILNDNIERPDPASLFQPEGVHGPSGVVDTRTFVWTDADWPNFPLDDYLIYELHTGTFSPEGTFAGIENRLDYLVELGINAIEIMPVAQFPGSRNWGYDGVLPYAVQNSYGGAEGLQKLVDACHKRGLAVVLDVVYNHIGPEGNYLEDFGPYFTAKHLTPWGNAINFDDDYSDSVRRYFIENVLMWFRDFHIDALRLDAVHAICDASETHILREIKQYVDALMVKTGRQHYLIVELDQNETQFIQPLVNNGYGMDAQWNDEFHHALRVTAGGERNGYYADYDGIHHLAKSYTDAYVYDGTYMPRRARIVGKSTAGHAGRQFVVFSQNHDQIGNRMLGERPSQLVSLEMQKLMAGAVMSSPYLPMLFMGEEWGELNPFLYFVSHSDPSLVEAVRQGRKKEFADFQTDFETPDPQDKRTFEQSKLQWGRLTQEPHRTLFRYYQTLLALRKSSSLRHPDRESVAVVVDEIRQTLTLFRQHKKQEGTSPADTSETVVCLMNFSKDGQSLTLPANESQWRKLLDSADPQWHGPMAAPVHVAGSAAVVLQPESILIYTNCE encoded by the coding sequence ATGAATCAGGCATTACTCAACCACCGAATGCTGGGGGTCACGTTCGGGCCCGATGGGGCCACCGCCCGCGTTTGGGCACCCTTTGCCCAGAACGTCGTACTTCGGCGGTGTAACCGCCCGCTCGATATTCCGCTTCAACAGGATGGTGCTTACTGGTGCATCACAACGGCCCAGTTGCAACCCGGCGATAGCTACACGTTTATTCTCAACGATAACATCGAACGACCCGATCCGGCGTCGCTATTCCAGCCGGAGGGCGTGCATGGGCCGTCGGGCGTGGTAGATACCCGAACGTTTGTCTGGACGGATGCGGACTGGCCAAATTTTCCGCTGGACGATTACCTGATTTATGAGCTTCACACCGGCACGTTCTCGCCCGAAGGGACTTTCGCGGGCATCGAAAACCGGCTTGATTATCTGGTTGAACTGGGTATCAACGCCATTGAGATTATGCCCGTGGCACAGTTCCCCGGCTCCCGAAACTGGGGGTACGATGGCGTGCTGCCCTATGCCGTACAAAATTCTTACGGCGGTGCCGAGGGCTTGCAGAAACTGGTCGATGCCTGCCATAAGCGTGGGCTGGCCGTGGTGCTCGATGTCGTGTATAACCACATCGGACCCGAAGGCAACTACCTCGAAGATTTTGGTCCATACTTTACTGCCAAACACCTCACGCCCTGGGGAAACGCCATTAATTTCGACGATGATTACAGCGATAGCGTCCGGCGGTACTTCATTGAAAACGTGCTGATGTGGTTCCGCGATTTTCACATCGACGCCCTGCGACTCGATGCCGTTCATGCCATCTGCGATGCCAGCGAAACGCATATCCTGCGCGAAATAAAACAGTATGTCGATGCTCTGATGGTAAAAACCGGTCGGCAGCATTACCTGATCGTAGAACTGGATCAGAACGAAACGCAGTTCATTCAGCCGCTGGTCAACAATGGCTACGGCATGGACGCCCAGTGGAACGACGAATTTCACCATGCGCTGCGTGTAACGGCGGGTGGCGAACGCAACGGCTACTACGCCGATTACGACGGCATTCATCACCTGGCCAAATCCTATACTGATGCCTATGTGTATGATGGTACCTACATGCCCCGACGCGCCCGGATTGTTGGCAAGTCGACGGCGGGCCATGCCGGGCGGCAGTTTGTAGTGTTCTCGCAAAACCACGATCAGATTGGCAACCGAATGCTGGGCGAGCGACCCAGCCAACTGGTTAGTCTGGAGATGCAGAAGCTCATGGCCGGGGCCGTTATGAGCAGTCCCTATCTGCCCATGCTATTCATGGGTGAAGAATGGGGCGAACTAAATCCCTTTCTGTATTTCGTGAGTCATTCGGACCCCAGTCTGGTGGAAGCCGTTCGGCAGGGGCGCAAGAAAGAATTTGCCGATTTTCAAACGGATTTCGAAACGCCGGACCCGCAGGATAAGCGTACGTTCGAGCAGTCTAAACTCCAGTGGGGGCGGCTCACGCAGGAACCGCACCGGACCCTCTTTCGGTATTACCAAACGCTGCTGGCCCTACGGAAGTCGTCGTCGTTACGACACCCGGATCGGGAGTCGGTGGCCGTTGTTGTGGACGAAATTCGCCAGACACTTACCCTTTTTCGACAGCATAAGAAGCAGGAGGGAACCAGCCCGGCGGATACATCCGAGACCGTAGTTTGTCTGATGAACTTCTCCAAAGATGGTCAATCACTCACCTTACCGGCCAATGAAAGCCAGTGGCGCAAGTTACTCGACTCCGCCGATCCACAATGGCACGGCCCAATGGCGGCTCCGGTACATGTAGCGGGCAGTGCGGCCGTTGTTCTCCAGCCTGAGTCTATACTGATTTATACAAATTGCGAGTAG
- a CDS encoding histidine kinase (PFAM: histidine kinase dimerisation and phosphoacceptor region; Diverse 7TM receptor extracellular region 2; ATP-binding region ATPase domain protein~KEGG: gur:Gura_1543 putative signal transduction histidine kinase), which translates to MIRFRHLILPLMIACQIPLRLSGQPLSRQPVVVLPVVDDKLSLRGTIASLQDSSHSKTIADVIQLANTGAFQPITSPVPNFGIITGLKTATPHWLRFRLKNTLNVPQDWLAEIDFWCFDELQLFVVDTHNRVLSTSPTIGWKTPARQRIKNNRHFWFPFTVPAGQVVTAYLRVVKHRGTQIVPVELIRASAYDSVVQESYLFWGGVLFTLTFMAVMSLIFFLTTFDQIYSRYIFCLLGLVGFFVINDGFLNQFGFAAQFWMPRQNVYFLFPLVLFYSQLTFVRRFLSLWRTPSHRWHRISTVVLWSGILCLVALTAEWFTPFTPTLELVLVRLFSALYWLPLPVIVGYICISIIRRYHAQEAWLYLIAILPFYTLNLALVFANFGLLPTYEPVSCFAYYAPAALFEVLVLMVGLAYRYKVARDQTEKLIKERTIQQQRTFEAEVHTLALQNNLLVEKERIARDLHDNVGAHLAFVVTNLTHISAQAEKKPITDGQRLASQLRTIVTHTREAVKLLRETIWAINQESFTVEEFAERLNQYINRYVHETDGLHVDVQVSGSQSYKLSSSQVLNLFRIVQEALNNVLKHAQASQATVQLFVEDDGHINLRIHDNGQGFSWTGEALAPHHYGLRNMETRAQELGGTFRIFAEEGTTVEVAV; encoded by the coding sequence ATGATACGCTTTCGCCACCTGATCTTGCCGCTCATGATCGCTTGCCAGATACCCCTGCGGCTATCGGGGCAACCGCTGAGCAGGCAGCCTGTTGTGGTGTTGCCGGTTGTGGATGATAAACTCTCTCTACGAGGAACAATAGCGTCTTTGCAGGACTCGTCGCACAGCAAAACGATTGCGGATGTCATTCAATTGGCGAATACGGGCGCTTTTCAACCCATTACCTCCCCTGTGCCAAATTTTGGCATCATCACAGGCCTAAAAACGGCAACACCCCACTGGCTTCGGTTTCGGTTGAAAAATACGCTGAATGTACCCCAGGACTGGCTGGCCGAAATTGATTTCTGGTGCTTCGATGAACTTCAACTGTTTGTGGTCGATACACACAACCGGGTTTTGTCTACCTCACCAACCATAGGCTGGAAAACGCCCGCCCGGCAGCGCATAAAGAACAACCGACACTTCTGGTTTCCGTTTACCGTGCCGGCTGGTCAGGTTGTAACGGCCTATTTGCGCGTTGTCAAACATCGGGGTACACAGATTGTGCCTGTCGAACTTATTCGTGCATCGGCGTATGATTCGGTGGTGCAGGAAAGTTACTTGTTTTGGGGCGGGGTGCTGTTCACGCTGACTTTTATGGCGGTGATGAGCCTGATTTTCTTTCTGACCACCTTCGATCAGATCTATTCCCGTTACATTTTCTGTCTTCTGGGTCTTGTCGGGTTCTTCGTCATCAACGATGGATTCCTGAATCAGTTTGGCTTTGCGGCCCAGTTCTGGATGCCCCGGCAGAACGTCTACTTCCTGTTCCCGCTGGTGTTATTCTATTCACAACTAACGTTTGTCCGGCGGTTTCTTAGTTTATGGCGTACGCCTTCACATCGCTGGCACAGGATTAGTACTGTAGTGCTCTGGAGCGGGATTTTATGCCTGGTTGCCCTCACCGCCGAGTGGTTTACCCCCTTTACGCCCACCCTAGAGCTGGTGCTGGTGCGGCTGTTTTCTGCCCTTTACTGGCTGCCACTGCCGGTTATTGTCGGGTATATTTGTATCAGTATCATCCGTCGATATCACGCTCAGGAAGCCTGGTTGTACCTGATCGCTATCTTGCCTTTTTACACCCTTAACCTGGCGCTGGTTTTTGCCAATTTCGGATTGCTGCCCACTTACGAACCGGTCTCGTGCTTCGCCTACTATGCACCAGCCGCTTTATTTGAGGTGTTGGTGTTGATGGTTGGTCTGGCCTACCGCTACAAGGTTGCCCGTGACCAGACAGAAAAGCTCATTAAAGAGCGTACTATTCAGCAGCAGCGAACGTTCGAAGCCGAAGTACATACACTGGCACTTCAGAACAATCTGCTGGTTGAAAAAGAGCGTATCGCCCGCGATTTACACGATAACGTAGGGGCACACCTGGCTTTCGTGGTCACCAACCTGACGCACATCAGCGCTCAGGCGGAGAAGAAGCCTATTACAGACGGACAGCGCCTGGCGAGCCAGCTTCGTACCATCGTGACTCACACGCGGGAGGCCGTCAAACTCCTGCGGGAAACCATCTGGGCGATCAATCAGGAAAGTTTTACGGTGGAGGAATTTGCTGAGCGGCTCAATCAGTACATTAACCGCTATGTCCACGAAACAGACGGCCTGCATGTCGATGTGCAGGTGTCTGGCTCACAGTCGTATAAGCTGAGCTCATCGCAGGTGTTGAACCTGTTTCGGATTGTGCAGGAAGCGCTCAACAATGTGCTCAAGCATGCTCAGGCGTCGCAGGCGACGGTCCAGCTGTTCGTTGAGGACGATGGCCATATCAACTTGCGCATCCACGACAACGGGCAGGGTTTTAGCTGGACAGGCGAAGCCCTGGCCCCCCATCATTACGGTCTGCGAAATATGGAAACCCGCGCTCAGGAACTGGGCGGCACGTTCCGGATTTTTGCCGAAGAAGGAACAACGGTGGAGGTTGCCGTGTAA